One genomic segment of Pleurodeles waltl isolate 20211129_DDA chromosome 11, aPleWal1.hap1.20221129, whole genome shotgun sequence includes these proteins:
- the RTN4R gene encoding reticulon-4 receptor isoform X2, whose amino-acid sequence MRSTSHSAYSDFCTPPPGTLGSKLLFLALCLNVQDQVDSCPGACLCYNEPKITLSCQQQRLTSIPTEIPVQTQRIYLHNNKITLVRSNSFAACRNLTLLWIHSNNISVIEPGTFYGLDKLEELDISDNGNLKSIGPSTFRSLTHLHSLRIDRCGLLELPNGIFRGLFSLQYLYLQDNNLQALHDDTFLDLANLTFLFLHGNKIKTLSENVFRGLVGLDRLLLHQNRVSQIHVRAFHDLGKVMTLYLFNNNLTVLTEEVMAPLVSLQYLRLNGNQWICDCRARSLWSWFKNFKGSSSELECYLPSNLAGKDLKRLPSSDLDGCVDYPNQMRTSIFSTKTRSGKVTTADTPLISKDSTQKCCQPDVDKSFIYEGKPGPSSHTSRLSPNNPLKDKENMSKTKYVENVGPTKNGSQKQINDSPFGTFPSNIDKPLTKLKPEIINPMEPSTAPTKRRQGCVKKTRSKTQCRLSQPGSSSNLHFSVSLLLLSLVWSLTYPC is encoded by the coding sequence GAAGCAAACtgctgtttttggcactctgcttGAACGTCCAGGACCAAGTCGACTCTTGTCCAGGAGCCTGTTTATGCTACAATGAACCCAAGATCACATTAAGTTGTCAGCAACAAAGATTGACCAGCATCCCTACAGAGATACCTGTACAAACCCAGAGAATTTACCTCCACAACaacaagataactcttgtgagatCAAATAGTTTTGCTGCTTGCCGCAACCTTACTCTCCTCTGGATTCATTCCAACAACATCAGTGTGATTGAGCCTGGTACATTTTATGGACTTGATAAACTGGAAGAGCTAGACATCAGCGACAATGGAAACTTGAAATCAATCGGCCCATCCACATTCAGAAGCCTCACCCACCTTCATTCTCTACGTATAGACAGATGTGGTCTGCTTGAGCTGCCCAATGGTATTTTTCGAGGGCTGTTTTCTTTGCAATATCTATATCTTCAAGACAATAACTTGCAAGCCTTACATGACGACACATTCCTTGATCTAGCGAACCTCACATTTTTGTTTCTGCATGGCAATAAAATTAAAACCCTGTCCGAAAATGTTTTCAGAGGATTGGTTGGTTTGGATCGGCTACTCCTTCATCAGAATAGAGTGAGTCAGATCCACGTGAGAGCTTTTCATGACCTTGGGAAAGTGATGACATTGTATTTGTTTAATAACAACTTAACAGTTCTGACAGAGGAAGTGATGGCTCCCCTAGTGTCTCTTCAATATCTTCGATTGAATGGAAACCAGTGGATATGTGACTGTAGAGCGAGGTCCCTCTGGAGCTGGTTCAAGAACTTCAAGGGCTCTTCCTCTGAATTAGAATGTTATCTTCCGTCCAATTTGGCTGGTAAAGACCTCAAAAGGCTTCCAAGCAGCGACCTCGATGGATGTGTTGATTATCCTAACCAGATGAGAACAAGTATTTTTAGTACCAAGACCAGATCAGGAAAGGTTACCACTGCAGACACACCCCTAATTTCAAAGGACAGTACCCAAAAATGTTGTCAACCTGATGTCGACAAATCCTTCATTTATGAAGGAAAACCAGGACCCTCCTCACACACCAGCAGGTTATCCCCCAACAATCCTCTCAAGGATAAGGAAaacatgtcaaaaacaaaatatgttgaAAATGTTGGTCCCACAAAAAATGGCTCTCAAAAGCAGATTAATGATTCTCCTTTTGGAACGTTCCCAAGTAATATTGACAAACCGTTGACCAAGTTGAAGCCTGAAATCATAAATCCAATGGAACCTTCTACAGCACCAACAAAAAGAAGGCAGGGCTGCGTTAAAAAAACTCGGTCCAAGACTCAGTGTCGTCTATCCCAGCCAGGAAGTAGTTCAAATCTGCACTTCAGTGTCAGTCTATTGCTCCTCTCATTGGTGTGGAGCCTTACGTACCCTTGTTGA